The Paenibacillus sp. MBLB1832 genome has a window encoding:
- a CDS encoding glycoside hydrolase family 88/105 protein, with product MTMYFNEQESIHARLGNDDKQTLKVLADRYIGANPPIPFAFRAFNRAGILQNEQGMFDLDLAKRFPEAKPGQFSYAYALVWSDGERNLDLLLNCLGPIQFYFNHMFTYRSNVMDELKPDATVKLNVNFVKGWNHLFIKAKHTAAGFGCLFGSDEAKVRILNVLAPFAERQGQAGWVFSQPIDTDLFEGTSMPNAFASEHENGLSWLPTCEWNENELSKPVCERLFGVQPGKQAYAWTKLNKTSVGKDVCILKGEASGLMTVWLDGQQVLEQEESGSFCIEVHLTYGSHDLLVRSECGVQSWDFTVQASISGEVVPLSAPLQVHGSNNPWLYVGPLDPDVSIYVEDLVKTNRLYLQDILSGEMTYWRLDRPDTWIRPYYENAMLSNKWTVGNVTNYARWDYPLGVTIYGLLQTGRLLNRSDVTQYALDHVQSCTDMFEYALWDKEQYGFPAINQQLVMMKMLDNCGSFGSAMLEAYQEDQDAAYMPIARRIADFILNRLERKEDGAFYRICAEEYSANTMWADDLYMSTPFLCRYARITGNQEGIDEAVKQFQLFRNYLYMPQERIMSHVFDFKYGKQTGIPWGRGNGWTLFSLTEVLEALPSTHAAREDLIGFFNDLCGGYADLQAESGLWHQVLNDPDAYEEASCTAMFAYAFARGVRFGWLQEPQRFVEAALQAWNGLTRIAIDAQGNVHGVCSGSRYAFTSDYYKKDLLTVTNDNHGVGIMMLAGTEVVKLKKWLIDANEVAR from the coding sequence ATGACGATGTATTTTAATGAACAAGAGAGTATACATGCCCGTTTAGGGAATGACGATAAGCAAACGTTGAAAGTGCTTGCTGATCGTTACATTGGTGCCAATCCGCCTATTCCTTTCGCGTTCCGAGCTTTTAACCGAGCAGGTATTTTGCAGAATGAGCAGGGGATGTTTGATCTTGATCTAGCGAAAAGATTTCCAGAGGCCAAGCCAGGCCAATTTTCCTATGCCTATGCGTTAGTATGGAGCGATGGCGAACGTAACCTGGACTTATTGTTGAACTGTCTCGGTCCGATTCAGTTCTATTTCAACCACATGTTTACGTATCGATCCAACGTCATGGATGAGCTCAAACCAGATGCCACCGTCAAGCTGAATGTGAACTTCGTGAAGGGCTGGAATCATCTGTTTATCAAAGCGAAGCATACCGCCGCTGGGTTCGGCTGTTTGTTCGGCTCCGATGAAGCGAAGGTGCGAATTCTGAACGTGCTTGCTCCGTTTGCAGAGCGACAAGGTCAAGCAGGTTGGGTATTTTCGCAGCCTATTGATACCGATCTATTTGAGGGAACCTCCATGCCAAATGCGTTTGCCTCCGAGCACGAGAATGGTTTGAGCTGGCTGCCGACGTGTGAGTGGAACGAGAATGAGCTTTCCAAACCTGTATGCGAGCGATTATTTGGTGTTCAGCCTGGCAAGCAAGCTTATGCTTGGACGAAACTGAACAAAACAAGCGTCGGTAAAGACGTCTGTATATTAAAAGGCGAAGCCTCGGGCCTGATGACCGTTTGGCTGGATGGTCAGCAAGTGCTAGAACAAGAAGAAAGCGGCAGCTTTTGCATAGAGGTACATCTCACTTATGGTTCTCATGATCTGTTAGTGCGGAGTGAATGTGGTGTGCAATCGTGGGATTTCACAGTTCAAGCCTCAATTAGCGGAGAAGTTGTACCCCTGAGTGCCCCGCTGCAAGTGCATGGCTCAAACAATCCTTGGTTATATGTAGGTCCATTGGATCCAGACGTTTCGATATATGTAGAGGACTTGGTCAAGACAAATCGTCTTTATTTACAGGACATTTTGTCTGGTGAGATGACGTATTGGCGTTTGGACCGACCTGACACTTGGATTCGTCCTTATTACGAGAATGCCATGCTGAGCAATAAATGGACCGTTGGCAATGTGACGAATTATGCCCGTTGGGATTACCCGCTTGGCGTTACGATATATGGGTTGCTGCAGACAGGCCGCTTACTGAATCGTTCGGATGTCACGCAATATGCGCTTGATCATGTTCAGAGCTGTACGGACATGTTCGAGTATGCGCTTTGGGACAAGGAGCAGTACGGGTTCCCCGCCATTAATCAACAATTGGTTATGATGAAAATGCTGGATAACTGCGGTTCCTTCGGCTCTGCGATGCTGGAAGCTTATCAGGAAGATCAAGATGCTGCTTATATGCCGATCGCCAGACGCATTGCGGACTTCATACTGAATCGCTTAGAACGCAAGGAAGATGGCGCCTTTTATCGTATTTGCGCGGAGGAATATTCAGCGAATACGATGTGGGCGGATGACCTCTACATGAGCACACCGTTCTTGTGCCGCTATGCACGGATTACAGGCAATCAGGAAGGAATTGATGAAGCGGTAAAGCAATTCCAGTTATTCCGCAATTATCTATACATGCCGCAAGAGCGCATTATGTCGCATGTATTCGATTTTAAATATGGGAAGCAAACGGGGATCCCTTGGGGGCGAGGAAATGGCTGGACGCTTTTCTCCTTGACGGAGGTGCTGGAGGCTCTGCCGTCTACGCATGCAGCACGGGAAGATTTGATCGGATTCTTCAATGATCTATGTGGAGGCTACGCAGATCTTCAAGCGGAGAGCGGTCTTTGGCATCAGGTGTTAAATGATCCGGATGCGTATGAAGAAGCTTCCTGTACAGCGATGTTCGCTTATGCCTTTGCGCGCGGGGTACGCTTTGGTTGGCTGCAAGAACCGCAGCGTTTCGTTGAAGCGGCCTTGCAGGCATGGAATGGGTTAACTCGCATCGCCATTGATGCGCAAGGCAATGTACATGGGGTATGCAGCGGATCTCGATATGCATTTACCTCGGATTATTATAAGAAAGACCTGCTTACCGTCACGAATGACAACCATGGAGTGGGTATCATGATGCTCGCGGGAACGGAAGTCGTGAAATTAAAGAAATGGTTGATAGATGCCAATGAGGTTGCACGATGA
- a CDS encoding Gfo/Idh/MocA family protein gives MIRVALLSFWHVHAKDYAKLALEHPDTEIVALWDENEERGRQKAEEYAVPFHASLDDLLQRSDIDAVIVTTPTNRHHDVMIAAAKAGKHIFTEKVVATTTKSCREILAVVEEAGVKLTVSLPRMYLGFTQAALRFIQEGKLGTLTTVRIRLAHNGALRTDKNPDGALPAHFFRLEETGGGALMDLGCHPMYLTRLFLGMPESVSASFGYITEREVEDSAVVTLRYPSGALGIVEAGFVNSYSQFDIEIQGTEGSLMYSRNDDKLRIRSSRMEGEAATGWQVVTDLPKQPSPFEQWASHIQHGTTATENIQLALDLTRLMEASTLSAISSASAKLTNLSE, from the coding sequence ATGATTAGAGTAGCGTTGTTAAGCTTCTGGCATGTGCATGCCAAAGATTACGCAAAGTTAGCGCTCGAGCATCCAGATACCGAGATTGTTGCGCTTTGGGACGAGAACGAGGAGCGCGGGCGTCAAAAGGCTGAGGAATATGCGGTGCCATTCCATGCAAGCTTGGACGATCTGTTGCAACGTTCGGATATTGACGCTGTTATCGTGACGACACCGACGAATCGCCATCATGATGTCATGATCGCGGCTGCTAAAGCGGGTAAGCATATTTTCACTGAAAAAGTGGTGGCAACGACGACCAAAAGCTGCCGTGAAATCCTCGCTGTCGTTGAGGAAGCAGGCGTTAAACTAACAGTCTCGTTACCGCGCATGTATTTGGGCTTTACCCAAGCTGCGCTTCGGTTCATCCAAGAGGGCAAGTTGGGAACGCTAACGACCGTTCGGATTCGACTTGCCCACAATGGCGCTTTGCGCACAGATAAGAACCCAGATGGTGCCCTGCCGGCTCATTTCTTTCGCTTGGAAGAAACAGGCGGCGGCGCCCTCATGGATCTCGGATGCCATCCGATGTACTTAACACGCTTATTTCTGGGCATGCCAGAAAGCGTGAGCGCAAGCTTCGGCTATATCACGGAACGTGAAGTGGAAGATAGCGCTGTCGTCACCTTGCGTTATCCTAGCGGTGCGCTAGGGATTGTTGAAGCTGGCTTCGTGAATAGCTACTCGCAATTTGACATTGAGATTCAAGGGACAGAAGGTAGTCTCATGTATTCCCGAAATGATGATAAACTGCGCATTCGTAGTTCCCGCATGGAAGGGGAAGCAGCAACAGGATGGCAGGTCGTTACTGATTTGCCCAAGCAGCCGTCACCTTTCGAACAATGGGCTTCCCATATCCAACATGGAACGACAGCGACAGAGAACATTCAGCTTGCGCTTGATTTGACTCGATTGATGGAAGCGTCAACGCTTTCCGCTATTTCAAGTGCTTCTGCGAAGCTGACGAACCTTTCGGAATAA
- a CDS encoding Gfo/Idh/MocA family protein has product MNKVKVAIIGCGGIATGKHLPSLSKIEQVEIIGFFDVFSESAHKAAEKFGSPGAKVYENYRELLADPAIDVVHICTPNDSHAEISIAALEAGKHVMCEKPMAKTAADARRMVEVAKRTGKKLTIGYNNRFRADSQHLKRVVEDGDLGEIYFAKAHAIRRRGVPTWGVFLDEEKQGGGPLIDIGTHALDLTLWLMNNYEPKVVLGTAYHKLSRKENAANSWGPWDPAKFKVEDSAFAMIVMKNGATIMVEASWALNTLDTKEAKTTLCGTEGGADMVDGLRINGEKHSRLYVNQLQFEAKGADFYEGKKESMQDKEIRMWIESVIHDREPIVTPEQSLVVSEILEAIYESNRTGKAVYFD; this is encoded by the coding sequence ATGAACAAAGTAAAAGTAGCTATTATTGGATGTGGCGGTATTGCAACGGGGAAGCATTTGCCTAGTTTGAGCAAAATTGAACAAGTTGAAATTATCGGATTTTTTGATGTTTTCTCTGAAAGCGCGCATAAAGCGGCTGAAAAATTCGGCTCGCCTGGAGCCAAGGTATATGAGAATTACCGTGAATTGCTTGCCGATCCTGCAATTGATGTCGTTCATATTTGTACACCGAATGATTCGCACGCCGAGATCTCGATTGCCGCTTTGGAAGCGGGCAAGCATGTTATGTGTGAAAAGCCAATGGCCAAAACGGCAGCAGATGCTCGCCGCATGGTGGAAGTAGCGAAGCGCACAGGTAAAAAGCTGACGATTGGCTATAACAATCGATTCCGCGCTGACAGCCAACATCTGAAACGTGTCGTTGAAGATGGTGATTTGGGTGAAATTTATTTTGCGAAAGCACATGCGATTCGTCGTCGTGGTGTGCCGACTTGGGGCGTATTCCTGGATGAAGAAAAGCAAGGGGGCGGGCCGCTGATCGATATCGGTACGCATGCCCTTGATTTAACGCTTTGGTTAATGAATAACTACGAACCTAAGGTAGTGCTGGGCACTGCTTACCATAAGCTTTCACGTAAAGAAAATGCGGCTAATTCTTGGGGACCTTGGGATCCAGCCAAATTCAAGGTTGAAGATTCCGCGTTTGCCATGATCGTCATGAAAAACGGGGCAACCATCATGGTAGAAGCAAGCTGGGCGCTCAATACGCTGGATACGAAAGAAGCGAAAACAACGCTATGCGGTACCGAAGGCGGAGCCGATATGGTGGATGGTTTGCGCATTAACGGTGAGAAACATAGCCGTCTGTATGTGAACCAGCTGCAATTCGAAGCGAAAGGCGCTGACTTCTACGAAGGTAAGAAGGAATCGATGCAAGATAAAGAAATTCGCATGTGGATCGAATCGGTCATCCATGACAGAGAGCCGATTGTAACGCCAGAGCAATCCTTAGTGGTGTCGGAGATTCTCGAAGCGATCTATGAATCGAATCGTACGGGGAAAGCTGTCTATTTTGACTAA
- a CDS encoding type 2 periplasmic-binding domain-containing protein, which produces MKNKKLVLGMSVGIVALGVTLVGCSNNKTEEAASSSTKPAAETPAKRGDVTVSIYDRGGVPSSEGTYEENRWTKFINQNGPENVKFVPILRSDSTKKLNVLFASGSAPDIINEYNTPFRGSLYDQKQLMPIDNILKYMPEYQKLLTQYPQLKKVGTKPDGKLYEIGKVKEATPAHVLYIRTDWLKKLNLTMPTTTDELYNVAKAFVEQDPDGNGKKDTYGMNMSTYSEQAINEIFGESSSLTLLAWDIKDGKVVRAWDKELASLTFKKKLYDGGIIDKDYINDKDGNKAKQDFLNGKIGIYVQFSGSIGGLDLPTLKKNVPGAEIAPLGYPKSPMGTFTGAIDNPIQMTTVVNAKAKDPEAVGRYLDFMMKPENARKMIFGDEGTHWKKAANGCPQVINADKSKNEVSYALDYAMFFSSGVDKCNYTLAGINNPDVKPDDKINMDMYKVVQQLYFDPAREYPGITLGDHMPVYPADLQVINTTILKEKNDLFVKAILNGAKYTPEQAITDAKAAWDKANGKQLEDYMNKWYAENKDKAFLAKDAKEIVKQQMEFVK; this is translated from the coding sequence ATGAAAAACAAGAAGCTCGTGCTTGGAATGTCAGTAGGAATTGTCGCATTAGGTGTAACATTAGTTGGTTGCAGCAACAACAAAACAGAAGAAGCAGCATCATCTTCAACTAAGCCTGCCGCGGAAACGCCAGCTAAACGCGGGGATGTTACGGTTTCTATCTATGATCGGGGAGGCGTCCCTTCATCGGAAGGAACTTATGAAGAAAATCGCTGGACCAAGTTCATTAACCAAAATGGGCCAGAGAATGTGAAGTTCGTCCCAATTCTTCGAAGCGATTCTACGAAAAAATTGAACGTACTGTTTGCTTCCGGTTCAGCTCCGGATATTATCAATGAGTATAATACTCCGTTTAGAGGCAGCTTGTACGACCAAAAACAGTTAATGCCGATTGACAACATCTTGAAATATATGCCTGAATACCAGAAATTATTGACCCAATATCCGCAATTGAAAAAAGTGGGAACAAAACCAGATGGGAAGCTTTACGAGATTGGTAAGGTAAAAGAAGCGACCCCTGCGCATGTTCTTTACATTCGTACTGATTGGTTGAAAAAGCTGAATCTAACTATGCCGACAACAACGGACGAATTATATAATGTGGCGAAAGCGTTTGTAGAACAAGATCCGGATGGCAATGGCAAGAAAGATACGTACGGCATGAATATGAGTACATATTCGGAGCAAGCCATTAATGAGATATTTGGCGAAAGTTCTTCATTAACATTGTTGGCTTGGGATATCAAGGACGGCAAAGTTGTCCGTGCGTGGGACAAAGAACTGGCGTCACTCACGTTTAAGAAGAAACTTTATGATGGTGGCATCATCGATAAAGACTATATCAATGATAAAGACGGCAATAAGGCGAAACAGGACTTTCTTAATGGTAAAATCGGAATTTATGTCCAATTTTCTGGCAGTATCGGTGGTCTAGACTTACCTACATTGAAGAAAAATGTACCTGGAGCGGAAATTGCTCCATTAGGCTATCCAAAATCACCGATGGGAACATTCACTGGTGCCATTGATAATCCGATTCAAATGACAACTGTTGTGAACGCCAAAGCGAAGGATCCAGAAGCAGTTGGCCGCTATCTTGACTTTATGATGAAGCCGGAAAATGCTCGGAAAATGATCTTCGGAGACGAAGGAACTCACTGGAAGAAAGCAGCAAACGGTTGCCCGCAAGTCATAAATGCAGATAAGTCGAAAAATGAGGTTTCTTACGCACTAGACTATGCAATGTTCTTCTCATCAGGCGTAGACAAATGTAACTATACCTTGGCTGGGATTAATAATCCTGATGTGAAGCCTGATGATAAGATTAACATGGACATGTATAAAGTTGTCCAACAGCTTTACTTCGATCCAGCAAGAGAGTATCCAGGAATTACGCTAGGGGATCATATGCCAGTGTATCCTGCTGATCTTCAAGTCATTAATACAACAATTCTTAAAGAGAAGAACGATCTCTTCGTTAAAGCCATCCTTAACGGCGCTAAATACACGCCAGAGCAAGCAATTACCGACGCAAAAGCGGCTTGGGATAAAGCAAACGGCAAACAGCTTGAAGATTACATGAACAAATGGTATGCAGAAAATAAAGATAAAGCTTTCCTAGCTAAAGATGCGAAGGAAATCGTAAAACAACAAATGGAATTTGTAAAGTAA
- a CDS encoding carbohydrate ABC transporter permease: MKATNGEKIFYAINYLILAIIALTCVLPFIHIIALSFSERSAVDSGHVFFWPVGLQFTAYKIFFIASPALSAFKNSILITLVGVGLSLLGTILAAYPLSRSYLMGRRYLVMGMVFTMLFSGGLIPTYLVIKNMHLIDSYWALWLSGFISTYNMLLMKSYFENIPYEVQEAARIDGCSDTSLLIRIILPLSLPMLATLALFYGIGFWNSFMSVLMYINKSEMMNLTVVVQGMLSKNDLLNSPSLNLEEQATVATEMVKAVGVVIMVVPMLVVYPFLQKYFVKGVMLGSVKG; the protein is encoded by the coding sequence ATGAAAGCGACAAACGGAGAAAAAATATTTTATGCAATCAATTATCTTATCCTTGCCATTATCGCACTAACGTGTGTGCTACCTTTCATTCATATCATCGCGTTATCGTTCAGTGAGCGGTCTGCCGTGGACTCGGGTCATGTTTTCTTCTGGCCCGTAGGCTTACAGTTTACAGCATACAAAATATTTTTCATCGCCAGCCCAGCCCTTAGTGCTTTTAAAAATAGCATTCTGATCACATTGGTTGGTGTGGGATTAAGTTTATTGGGTACCATATTAGCCGCATATCCGTTGTCTCGCTCCTATTTGATGGGCCGCCGCTATTTGGTGATGGGGATGGTGTTCACGATGCTGTTCTCAGGCGGATTAATTCCTACGTATCTCGTGATCAAAAACATGCATCTTATCGATTCCTACTGGGCGCTATGGCTTTCTGGATTCATCAGTACGTACAACATGCTGCTGATGAAAAGTTATTTCGAGAATATTCCTTATGAGGTGCAGGAGGCTGCGCGAATTGATGGGTGTAGCGATACTTCACTACTTATTCGTATCATCTTGCCGCTCTCGCTTCCAATGTTGGCGACATTAGCGCTTTTCTATGGGATTGGCTTCTGGAATTCCTTCATGAGCGTGCTCATGTATATCAACAAGAGCGAAATGATGAATTTAACCGTTGTTGTCCAAGGGATGCTGTCGAAAAATGATTTATTGAACTCCCCTTCGCTCAATTTGGAGGAACAAGCAACGGTTGCAACGGAGATGGTGAAAGCCGTCGGTGTCGTCATCATGGTTGTGCCTATGTTAGTGGTCTATCCTTTCTTGCAAAAGTATTTCGTCAAGGGCGTCATGCTAGGCTCTGTCAAAGGTTAA
- a CDS encoding ABC transporter permease, with protein MKGTVVETPNQLYERSEQSAWQLRRRRRLKQNIPLFIMLLPVIAYYILFKYWPMGGLVIAFKNYNFGDGILHSPWVGLKNFKLLFSSSNTLQIIWNTFWLSFLNLIFGFPMPILLAILLNEVRKSWFKRWVQTILYLPHFFSWVIVSGLVLSLFATDYGSINKVLALFHIEPINFLYESHSWLAIFVGSGIWKEMGFSTIIYLAALTTIDPSLYESAAMDGATKLRQMWHVTLPGIRHTIILLLILAMGKIMEVGFDQVYNLQNAGVSDVSEVISTYIYKIGLGSSQFSLSTAMGFFESVISCSLVLLANRIAKKFDQALF; from the coding sequence ATGAAAGGTACAGTAGTAGAAACTCCTAATCAACTCTACGAGAGAAGCGAACAATCTGCATGGCAACTTAGACGACGAAGACGATTGAAGCAGAATATTCCTTTATTCATCATGCTGCTGCCTGTCATTGCCTACTATATTTTGTTCAAATACTGGCCTATGGGCGGACTTGTTATCGCTTTCAAAAACTACAACTTTGGCGATGGCATTCTACATAGCCCTTGGGTTGGATTGAAAAACTTCAAACTATTATTCTCTAGCTCGAATACACTGCAAATTATTTGGAACACCTTCTGGTTAAGCTTTCTGAACTTAATATTCGGATTCCCGATGCCAATCCTACTTGCTATCTTGCTTAATGAAGTCAGGAAATCCTGGTTTAAAAGATGGGTGCAAACGATCTTGTATCTCCCGCATTTTTTCTCGTGGGTCATCGTTTCCGGGCTTGTGTTGTCACTCTTTGCAACGGATTATGGTTCCATCAATAAGGTGCTTGCCTTGTTTCATATCGAACCGATTAACTTCCTCTATGAGTCCCATTCTTGGCTAGCGATTTTCGTTGGATCAGGCATTTGGAAGGAAATGGGATTCAGCACGATTATCTACTTAGCCGCACTGACTACGATTGATCCATCCTTGTATGAATCGGCCGCGATGGATGGAGCAACGAAATTGCGTCAAATGTGGCACGTAACGCTGCCAGGCATTCGCCACACGATCATATTATTGCTGATTCTGGCCATGGGCAAGATCATGGAGGTCGGCTTCGATCAGGTCTATAACTTACAGAACGCTGGAGTATCGGACGTATCGGAAGTCATCAGTACGTATATCTATAAAATCGGCCTAGGAAGTTCACAGTTTAGTTTATCCACGGCGATGGGATTTTTCGAATCGGTCATCAGCTGCAGCCTTGTACTTCTTGCTAACCGAATCGCTAAGAAATTTGATCAGGCGCTATTCTAG
- a CDS encoding LacI family DNA-binding transcriptional regulator has protein sequence MKATIYDVAREAGVSIAAVSQVMNGKGKISEERRAEILKVMEKLNYQPSVIASALTGKKTYTLGLLVPDISNPFFAEIARAVEDQGHEMGYSLVICSTDNKDERVERYLSLLQQKSVDGMIIGTGMDNKEMLKPLMDRSIPIVMIAREMQDLALHTVVCDDFVGGCMAAQHFVALGHKRLAILAEHTKVTSSRERVKGFVHTLEEAGMTLSDHHVRNCRYTAEDGKREALELLELPPAERPTALFCCNDMLAIGALQAAKQLKLRVPEDVSVVGFDNTILASVTDPPLTTIAQPIEPMGKKVVDLLLLELKKKSQDKQRVVMRPELIVRQSTGAPGHVE, from the coding sequence ATGAAGGCAACCATTTACGATGTTGCGAGAGAGGCTGGAGTCTCGATCGCCGCTGTCTCACAAGTCATGAACGGAAAAGGCAAAATTAGCGAAGAACGCCGCGCTGAAATATTGAAGGTGATGGAAAAGCTCAATTATCAGCCGAGTGTGATTGCTTCTGCCCTTACAGGCAAAAAGACATATACGTTAGGCTTGCTTGTCCCCGATATTTCGAACCCCTTCTTCGCTGAAATCGCGCGCGCGGTTGAGGATCAAGGGCATGAAATGGGATACAGCCTTGTCATCTGCAGCACAGATAATAAAGACGAGCGGGTAGAGCGATACCTTTCTTTACTCCAGCAAAAAAGTGTAGACGGCATGATTATCGGGACAGGGATGGATAATAAGGAAATGCTGAAGCCGCTCATGGATCGATCGATTCCGATCGTCATGATTGCTCGGGAAATGCAAGACCTTGCTCTGCATACGGTTGTTTGTGACGACTTTGTCGGCGGCTGTATGGCTGCTCAACATTTTGTAGCGTTAGGTCACAAGCGCTTGGCGATTCTTGCGGAGCATACCAAAGTCACGAGTAGTCGTGAGCGGGTAAAAGGATTCGTGCATACGCTGGAGGAAGCGGGTATGACACTCTCTGACCATCACGTCAGGAATTGCCGATATACCGCTGAAGACGGAAAGCGTGAGGCGCTTGAACTCCTTGAGCTGCCGCCTGCGGAAAGGCCAACAGCACTGTTTTGCTGTAATGATATGCTCGCAATTGGTGCGCTTCAAGCAGCCAAACAATTAAAGCTGCGCGTTCCTGAGGATGTATCCGTCGTTGGATTCGATAATACGATTCTGGCCTCTGTGACGGATCCGCCGTTAACCACGATTGCACAGCCGATCGAGCCCATGGGTAAAAAAGTGGTCGATCTGCTCCTGCTGGAGCTGAAGAAGAAATCGCAAGACAAGCAGCGCGTTGTGATGCGGCCAGAACTCATCGTGCGACAATCCACGGGAGCGCCAGGTCACGTTGAATAG
- the iolB gene encoding 5-deoxy-glucuronate isomerase → MSELIVKPSASPNQEGSLLQVTPASAGWQYVGFEVVKLEAGQTLTRETADQEVCLVLVSGKADVRTKEEKWTNIGKRMSVFEQIPPYAVYVASNDRYEVTALTSLEIAVCAAPGAGNHRSRLITPSQIGVETRGYGNIERYIHNILPESEPADSLLVVEVFTPNGHWSSYPPHKHDRDALPDESLLEETYYFRVQPEQGFALQRVYTDDRSLDETLIVKNGEAVLVPKGYHPVSAPPGYDVYYLNVMAGPSRTWKFHNDPDHAWIMTKPSES, encoded by the coding sequence ATGTCCGAATTAATCGTGAAACCATCCGCTTCTCCTAATCAGGAAGGCAGTTTGTTACAAGTGACACCAGCATCGGCAGGTTGGCAGTATGTTGGTTTTGAGGTTGTAAAGCTTGAAGCAGGGCAAACGTTAACACGTGAAACCGCGGATCAAGAGGTTTGTCTTGTACTCGTAAGCGGCAAGGCCGATGTGCGAACGAAGGAAGAAAAGTGGACGAATATCGGAAAGCGCATGAGCGTGTTTGAGCAAATTCCTCCCTATGCTGTCTACGTTGCAAGCAACGACCGCTATGAAGTTACGGCTTTAACATCCCTAGAGATCGCGGTTTGCGCCGCGCCAGGGGCAGGGAATCATCGCTCTCGATTGATCACGCCTTCCCAAATCGGTGTGGAAACACGCGGTTATGGCAATATTGAGCGGTATATTCATAATATTTTGCCTGAGAGCGAGCCAGCGGACAGCTTACTGGTTGTTGAAGTATTCACACCGAACGGCCACTGGTCCAGCTATCCGCCGCATAAGCATGATCGAGATGCGCTTCCTGATGAGTCGTTATTGGAAGAGACGTATTACTTCCGTGTTCAACCCGAGCAAGGCTTCGCGCTTCAACGTGTCTATACCGACGATCGATCGCTGGATGAAACGCTGATTGTTAAGAATGGGGAAGCGGTGCTTGTTCCGAAGGGCTATCATCCCGTATCCGCGCCTCCAGGCTATGATGTCTATTATTTGAATGTCATGGCGGGGCCGTCACGGACATGGAAATTCCATAATGACCCGGATCATGCTTGGATCATGACGAAACCCAGCGAATCGTAG